The Alkalihalobacillus sp. TS-13 genomic interval GGATGGGAGTATTACAAAAATTTATTAATCAGTTTAAAAAGCCTGAAGGTTTCTTTGGGAGGGTTGCAGGACTTTTAATGGCAAGGGAACCTGAAAAAAGTGCATGGACAGTATCTTTATTAAATCCAGCTGAATCTGACAGGGCATTAGAAGTTGGTTTTGGCCCAGGTAGGGCGATCGAGATATTATCGCAAAAAATAACGGAGGGTTACATTGTTGGAATCGAGATTTCTGAAGTAATGCTAAGAATGGCTAGAAAAAGAAATAAGAAAGCCATTTCTAAAGGTATTGTCGATCTAAGATTGACTGATGTTTCTAACCTTCCATCTTTTGAAGAGAAGTTTGATTACATTTTAAGTGTGAATAGCATTATGTTCTGGGAATACCCAGTACATGTACTCAAGAATTTACGTAACCATTTGAAGCCTAATGGGAAAATTGCGATTACTGTCCACCCGAGAATGAAAAGAGCTAACAATGAAACGGCAAAAGAGTTCGGTAAAGAGATCGATCATTATTTAAGAGAAGCTGGTTATTCAGAAAATCAGATTCATATTAGGAAAATGAAACCTGTCCCTTGCGTATGTGTTACAGCTGTTAATCGTATGGAAACTTAATTAAAGGGTTTCATAGGTATTCAAGAAACGGGGGCTTTTCTTGAATACGAGGTTCTTTTTAGTATAG includes:
- a CDS encoding class I SAM-dependent methyltransferase, coding for MGVLQKFINQFKKPEGFFGRVAGLLMAREPEKSAWTVSLLNPAESDRALEVGFGPGRAIEILSQKITEGYIVGIEISEVMLRMARKRNKKAISKGIVDLRLTDVSNLPSFEEKFDYILSVNSIMFWEYPVHVLKNLRNHLKPNGKIAITVHPRMKRANNETAKEFGKEIDHYLREAGYSENQIHIRKMKPVPCVCVTAVNRMET